The following are encoded in a window of Choloepus didactylus isolate mChoDid1 chromosome 17, mChoDid1.pri, whole genome shotgun sequence genomic DNA:
- the LOC119512556 gene encoding prolyl-tRNA synthetase associated domain-containing protein 1 produces the protein MAHAEMRAALEQRLGALAIRTEVVEHPEVFTVEEMMPHIQHLKGAHSKNLFLKDKKKKSYWLVTVLHDRQINLNDLAKQLGVGSGNLRFADETAMLEKLKVGQGCATPLALFCDEGDVKFVLDSDFLEGGHEKVYFHPMTNAATMGLSPEDFLTFVKKTGHDPIILHFNKNN, from the exons ATGGCGCACGCCGAGATGCGGGCGGCTCTCGAGCAGCGGCTTGGAGCCCTGGCCATCCGCACCGAGGTCGTCGAGCACCCCGAG GTgtttacagttgaagaaatgaTGCCTCATATCCAACATTTGAAAGGAGCACATAGTAAGAACTTATttcttaaagacaaaaagaaaaaaagctattgGCTGGTGACAGTTCTTCATGATagacaaataaatttaaatgatctTGCCAAGCAGTTGGGTGTTGGGAGTGGAAATCTGAGGTTTGCTGATGAAACAGCCATGCTAGAAAAACTAAAAGTTGGCCAAGGCTGCGCTACACCCCTGGCACTCTTCTGTGATGAAGGAGATGTGAAATTTGTTCTGGATTCTGATTTTCTGGAAGGTGGACATGAAAAGGTATACTTTCATCCAATGACCAATGCTGCAACCATGGGACTGAGCCCTGAAGACTTTCTCACATTTGTGAAGAAGACAGGACATGACCCCATAATACTACATTTTAACAAAAACAACTAG